From the Clostridium sp. Marseille-P299 genome, one window contains:
- a CDS encoding Coenzyme F420 hydrogenase/dehydrogenase, beta subunit C-terminal domain: MDYFKEYCIGCGLCSAVKGQDFITDDKGFKRPDVKNLKDGVLDLFEQVCPVHNNSLKKLEIGNIWGKREEVYLSYSRDSEIRHKASSGGVLTSLALYLLESGKVDSIIHTCVSEENPIETKTCISNTREEVLARCGSRYSISSPFFDCLNRLEENKKYAFIGKPCDVTALQNYFDINEEIKNKIPYTLSFFCAGIPSKVANESLLHQLGCHTECRYLNYRGNGWPGYTVAVNQEGKEHAMDYVTAWGKILGRDVHKFCRFCMDGIGERADISCGDAWFLTEELSPDFSEHEGRNVVFARSIKGRELFERAMLEGYLYAEKFTDFNALYRMQTYQFDRRTTMHVKVKAFDLLFKIRPSYSKAILKKYSKASSMKRKGRIFGGTVKRILMGRV; encoded by the coding sequence GTGGATTACTTTAAAGAGTACTGTATTGGATGTGGCTTATGTAGTGCGGTAAAAGGGCAAGATTTCATTACAGATGATAAAGGTTTTAAAAGGCCAGATGTTAAAAATTTAAAAGATGGTGTGTTGGATTTGTTTGAACAGGTATGCCCTGTCCATAATAATTCTTTAAAAAAACTAGAAATAGGAAACATTTGGGGTAAAAGAGAAGAGGTATATCTTTCTTACTCAAGAGATAGCGAGATTCGACATAAAGCATCAAGTGGAGGTGTATTGACATCTCTGGCACTTTATTTACTTGAAAGTGGCAAGGTTGATAGTATTATACATACCTGTGTTTCAGAAGAAAATCCCATTGAGACAAAAACTTGTATTAGTAATACAAGAGAGGAAGTGCTTGCGCGCTGTGGTTCTAGATATTCCATATCTTCTCCGTTTTTTGATTGTTTGAATCGATTGGAAGAGAACAAAAAATATGCGTTTATAGGCAAACCTTGCGATGTGACTGCGTTGCAAAATTATTTTGATATCAACGAAGAAATTAAGAATAAAATACCCTATACTTTATCATTTTTTTGTGCTGGTATCCCAAGTAAGGTGGCAAATGAAAGTTTATTACATCAACTAGGCTGTCATACAGAATGTAGGTACCTAAATTATCGTGGAAACGGTTGGCCAGGTTATACAGTAGCAGTAAATCAAGAGGGAAAAGAGCATGCTATGGATTATGTCACGGCATGGGGAAAAATTCTTGGCCGAGATGTTCATAAGTTTTGTCGTTTTTGTATGGACGGTATTGGAGAGAGAGCAGATATTTCATGTGGAGATGCTTGGTTTTTAACAGAGGAACTTTCACCAGATTTTTCTGAACATGAGGGTAGAAATGTTGTTTTTGCAAGAAGCATAAAAGGAAGAGAACTATTTGAAAGAGCTATGTTAGAAGGATATCTATATGCTGAAAAATTCACTGATTTTAACGCTCTTTATAGGATGCAAACGTATCAGTTTGACCGCAGAACAACGATGCATGTGAAGGTAAAGGCCTTCGACCTTTTATTTAAAATAAGACCGTCATATTCCAAAGCTATTTTAAAAAAATATAGTAAAGCAAGTTCTATGAAAAGAAAAGGAAGAATCTTTGGTGGAACTGTAAAGCGAATCCTTATGGGAAGAGTTTAA
- a CDS encoding acyltransferase: MKNPGRYNFLFHIYNLFYFKNRYKIGRYNQLTYTSCLFNDVKIRIFGTGNRISMGALCNLKKCTIYIYGNNNRITFGDSVYMNKTDIRIENNNNEISIGSNSSFNARVHLAAIESTSLQIGEDCMFSSDIDVRTGDSHSILDESGKRVNYPKKVVIGDHVWVGTRVVCLKDVEIPNHCIIGANALLTKKFSEENCIIAGNPAKVIKRNQSWIREQI, translated from the coding sequence ATGAAAAATCCAGGACGATATAACTTCTTATTCCATATATATAATTTATTTTATTTTAAAAACCGCTATAAAATAGGAAGATATAACCAACTCACATATACAAGTTGCCTATTTAACGATGTAAAAATTAGAATATTTGGAACCGGTAATAGAATTAGTATGGGAGCGTTATGTAACTTAAAGAAATGTACTATTTATATCTATGGTAATAATAATCGAATTACCTTTGGTGATAGCGTTTATATGAACAAAACAGATATACGTATCGAAAACAATAACAATGAAATATCAATTGGGAGTAATTCAAGTTTTAATGCGAGAGTACATCTTGCTGCCATTGAATCAACAAGCTTGCAAATTGGAGAAGACTGTATGTTTTCTTCAGATATTGATGTAAGAACAGGAGACAGTCATTCTATTTTAGATGAAAGTGGTAAAAGAGTTAATTATCCTAAGAAGGTTGTCATTGGTGATCATGTGTGGGTTGGGACAAGAGTTGTTTGCCTGAAAGACGTTGAGATACCTAATCATTGTATCATAGGGGCCAATGCATTATTAACGAAAAAGTTTTCAGAGGAAAATTGTATTATTGCTGGAAATCCAGCTAAGGTTATAAAAAGAAACCAAAGCTGGATCAGAGAACAGATTTAA
- a CDS encoding nucleotide sugar dehydrogenase, whose product MKITVVGTGYVGLSNAILLAQYNEVVAVDILEERISQINNRISPICDQEIENYLTKKELNLKACKGNPDLYKDTDYVIICTPTNYDTKLNFFDTSSVEEIIKEVCMVNPEASIIIKSTIPIGFTEMMQKKHETKNIMFSPEFLREGHALEDNLSPSRIIIGAYNEPDIRKKAEEFVSLLKQGAIKEQIPSIIMNPTEAEAIKLFSNTYLALRVTFFNELDTYAELRGLNTRQIIEGIGLDPRIGQYYNNPSFGYGGYCLPKDTKQLLSNYSDVPQNIIKAIVVSNQTRKDFITQRILEKARTHSKKQDAIPVIGVYRLIMKSGSDNFRKSSVQGVMKRIVASGGKLIIYEPTYKENNFYDIEVVNDIEKFKELSDVIIANRFNEELEDVLEKVYTRDIYFRD is encoded by the coding sequence ATGAAAATAACAGTCGTAGGAACAGGTTACGTGGGATTATCGAATGCAATTTTACTCGCTCAATATAATGAAGTTGTAGCAGTTGATATTTTAGAGGAGAGGATATCTCAGATTAATAATAGAATCTCTCCAATTTGTGATCAAGAGATAGAAAATTACTTAACAAAGAAAGAGTTAAACCTGAAGGCTTGTAAAGGGAATCCTGATCTATACAAAGATACGGATTATGTAATAATTTGTACGCCCACAAATTACGATACTAAATTAAATTTTTTTGATACCTCTTCAGTGGAAGAAATTATTAAAGAAGTATGTATGGTAAATCCCGAAGCTAGCATAATCATTAAAAGTACAATACCGATCGGCTTCACGGAAATGATGCAGAAAAAGCATGAAACGAAAAATATAATGTTTTCACCTGAATTCTTAAGAGAAGGACATGCTCTGGAAGATAATTTATCCCCTTCTAGAATTATTATTGGAGCTTATAATGAGCCAGATATCAGAAAAAAAGCAGAAGAATTTGTAAGTTTGTTAAAGCAGGGGGCAATTAAGGAACAGATTCCATCGATTATAATGAATCCGACAGAGGCAGAAGCTATTAAATTATTTTCCAATACATATCTAGCATTACGAGTTACTTTTTTCAATGAATTAGACACATATGCAGAGTTACGCGGTCTAAATACAAGACAGATTATTGAAGGAATAGGATTAGACCCTAGAATTGGGCAGTATTACAATAATCCATCCTTTGGTTATGGGGGATATTGTCTTCCAAAGGATACAAAGCAGCTACTGTCTAATTATTCTGATGTTCCACAAAATATTATTAAAGCTATTGTAGTATCGAATCAAACAAGAAAAGATTTTATTACGCAAAGAATTTTAGAAAAGGCGAGAACACATAGTAAAAAGCAAGATGCAATCCCGGTTATTGGTGTTTATCGTCTCATTATGAAATCGGGATCAGATAACTTTCGTAAATCAAGTGTGCAAGGAGTAATGAAGAGAATAGTTGCTAGCGGTGGGAAATTGATTATTTACGAACCTACTTATAAAGAGAATAATTTTTATGATATCGAGGTAGTAAACGATATTGAAAAATTCAAAGAATTATCAGATGTTATAATAGCGAATCGTTTTAATGAAGAACTAGAAGATGTGCTAGAAAAAGTCTATACAAGAGATATTTATTTTAGGGACTAA
- a CDS encoding lipopolysaccharide biosynthesis protein — translation MVTNILKVLFSNGLITLVGLVNSIIFPFILSINGYADYQEFLLYVSYIFICQLGLSSGLFINYGGKKYKEIDKSQYKSEILLLLFILTMFTIVGMILYVFIMNKMFLAVVLSILPIGIIGTYKALFQAWDQFTDYAIYNAVSTVAFTVVLLVSFLVFKRVESNMIITSYLVIQYVITCNLLIKYYSDTKGFRTKKLWSKKNKRTMQSGFLLLIGNYINVLLHAIDKQFVNTIYSRHSFAMYSFAMSTQGIMTVLITALANPIYPRLARGDIEKDLLNRLKELLFMLGAMSGCAYFVVAFLVKTFIGKYTDSLQIVSVFFAAFPAIAVINVLYINLYKITRQFKKYIATLIGILIVAFVMNSISVALNSHTVGISVATMCVYYVWLIYSQRDFEEIKLQIRDYAYLLLFLITYFICVKLLNSIVGLVCYTVIIILLDIIFYKDNVLYFVQILTSKLRKRNELQRYVS, via the coding sequence ATGGTAACGAATATTTTAAAAGTATTGTTCTCAAATGGTCTAATTACTTTAGTGGGCCTAGTAAATAGCATTATTTTCCCGTTCATTTTAAGCATAAACGGATATGCGGACTATCAAGAATTTCTTCTCTATGTATCGTATATCTTTATATGCCAGTTAGGTTTATCCTCTGGTCTCTTTATCAATTATGGAGGAAAAAAGTATAAAGAAATTGATAAGTCGCAGTATAAGAGTGAAATATTATTACTGCTATTCATATTAACCATGTTTACCATAGTAGGAATGATATTATATGTTTTTATAATGAATAAAATGTTTTTAGCAGTCGTTCTATCTATTTTGCCTATTGGAATTATAGGTACGTACAAGGCTCTTTTTCAAGCATGGGATCAGTTTACCGATTATGCAATATACAATGCAGTGTCAACAGTAGCATTTACTGTAGTCTTACTTGTTAGTTTCCTTGTTTTTAAACGTGTAGAGTCTAATATGATTATAACATCATACCTTGTCATACAGTATGTTATAACATGCAATCTCCTTATTAAATATTATTCCGATACCAAAGGATTTAGAACTAAAAAACTATGGTCAAAAAAAAATAAGCGGACGATGCAAAGCGGATTTTTATTGCTTATTGGTAATTATATTAATGTTCTTTTACATGCAATCGACAAGCAATTTGTAAATACTATTTATTCAAGACATTCATTTGCAATGTATTCTTTTGCTATGTCCACTCAAGGAATTATGACTGTATTAATAACTGCACTAGCGAATCCGATTTACCCAAGGTTAGCAAGAGGGGATATTGAAAAAGATTTGTTAAATAGATTAAAAGAGTTGTTATTTATGCTAGGAGCTATGTCAGGTTGTGCTTATTTTGTAGTTGCATTTCTTGTTAAAACTTTTATAGGGAAATATACGGATAGTTTACAGATCGTAAGTGTTTTCTTTGCTGCATTTCCGGCAATTGCTGTTATTAATGTATTGTACATAAACTTATATAAAATCACTAGGCAATTTAAAAAATATATTGCAACATTAATTGGGATTTTAATCGTAGCCTTTGTTATGAATTCAATTTCAGTTGCCCTTAATAGCCATACTGTTGGGATATCTGTAGCTACAATGTGTGTTTACTATGTTTGGCTGATTTACTCACAACGAGACTTTGAAGAAATAAAACTACAGATCAGAGATTATGCTTACTTACTCTTATTTTTAATAACTTATTTTATTTGTGTTAAATTATTAAATTCTATTGTAGGCCTAGTTTGTTATACGGTCATTATTATTCTTTTAGATATTATTTTTTACAAGGATAATGTTTTATATTTTGTTCAGATTTTAACAAGTAAGCTTCGAAAAAGAAACGAACTACAAAGATATGTTTCATAA
- a CDS encoding polysaccharide pyruvyl transferase family protein — MKVVFIGLEFYMENKGCEALTYSFAAELIEQTRKLKKNLELKAIVFQPESQINLPFGDQKVECIKIRMKSPSFWKKCWEIMKESDVIFDFTMGDSFTDIYGQKRFMLMTMMKQLAVWSKKVFILGPQTFGPFEKKFSTWWAKRILNDTKYIFTRDVLSQEYVKKLSGKDITLTTDVAFALPYIEKAQREDEFIHIGFNPSALLWAGGYNGKNQFGLLVDYQEYCHKLISMLTKEKKYKLYLIPHVWGECMEDLENDLSICIQLKERYPDAVVISNMKTPMDVKSYISSMDIFIGARMHATIAAFSSGVATIPFSYSRKFEGLYKSLGYPYVISARTTTTQNAINDTIGWINQYQTLKRQVNKSLHLVHKKQEIFHHELQNILSSIEV; from the coding sequence TTGAAAGTAGTTTTCATTGGCCTAGAATTCTATATGGAGAATAAAGGATGTGAAGCGTTAACATATTCTTTTGCAGCTGAGCTGATTGAGCAAACGAGAAAATTAAAGAAAAATCTTGAATTAAAAGCGATTGTCTTTCAACCGGAATCACAAATTAACTTACCTTTTGGTGATCAAAAGGTGGAGTGTATCAAAATCCGTATGAAGTCACCAAGTTTTTGGAAAAAATGTTGGGAGATCATGAAGGAGAGTGATGTAATCTTTGATTTTACAATGGGAGATAGTTTTACTGATATTTATGGACAAAAAAGATTTATGTTAATGACTATGATGAAACAGTTAGCTGTTTGGTCTAAAAAGGTATTCATTCTTGGACCGCAGACCTTTGGTCCATTTGAAAAAAAATTTTCTACATGGTGGGCAAAACGTATTTTGAATGATACAAAATACATATTTACAAGGGATGTACTTTCACAGGAGTATGTAAAGAAATTAAGTGGTAAAGACATAACATTAACTACAGATGTGGCATTTGCTCTTCCATACATTGAAAAGGCGCAGAGGGAGGATGAATTTATTCATATTGGATTTAACCCATCAGCACTGTTATGGGCAGGTGGCTATAATGGAAAAAACCAATTTGGATTATTGGTAGATTATCAAGAATATTGTCATAAATTAATATCCATGCTTACAAAGGAAAAAAAATATAAATTATATTTAATACCTCATGTTTGGGGAGAATGTATGGAAGATTTAGAGAATGATTTAAGTATATGCATTCAATTAAAGGAAAGATACCCAGATGCGGTTGTTATTAGTAATATGAAAACTCCAATGGATGTAAAGTCATATATCTCTTCTATGGACATCTTTATTGGAGCCCGTATGCATGCAACCATAGCAGCTTTTTCATCAGGAGTGGCGACCATACCATTTTCTTATAGCCGAAAGTTTGAGGGATTGTACAAAAGTCTTGGTTATCCTTATGTCATCAGTGCACGAACGACAACAACACAAAATGCAATTAATGACACAATAGGGTGGATTAATCAATACCAGACTTTAAAAAGGCAAGTGAACAAATCCTTGCATTTGGTACATAAGAAGCAGGAAATTTTTCATCATGAATTACAAAATATATTATCTAGCATAGAGGTATGA